The following are encoded in a window of Phaseolus vulgaris cultivar G19833 chromosome 3, P. vulgaris v2.0, whole genome shotgun sequence genomic DNA:
- the LOC137808460 gene encoding naringenin,2-oxoglutarate 3-dioxygenase, which produces MAPTPKTLTYLAQEKTLESSFVRDEDERPKVAYNHFSDQIPVISLAGIDDVHGRRGSICQKIVQACEDWGIFQVVDHGVDQKLVSEMTRLATQFFALPPEEKLRFDMSGGKKGGFIVSSHLQGESVQDWREIVTYFSYPKKERDYSRWPDTPEGWRAVTEEYSEKLMGLACKLLEVLSEAMGLEKEALTNACVDMDQKVVVNYYPKCPQPDLTLGLKRHTDPGTITLLLQDQVGGLQATRDNGKTWITVQPVEGAFVVNLGDHGHFVSNGRFKNADHQAVVNSNHSRLSIATFQNPAPNATVYPLKVREGEKPVLEEPITFAEMYRKKMSKDLEIARMKKLAKEKQLQDLEKAKLETKPLKQILA; this is translated from the exons ATGGCTCCCACACCCAAGACTCTCACGTACCTCGCGCAGGAGAAGACGCTGGAATCCAGCTTCGTCAGGGACGAGGACGAGCGCCCCAAGGTTGCCTACAACCACTTCAGCGACCAGATCCCCGTTATTTCTCTCGCCGGAATCGACGACGTCCATGGCCGCAGAGGGAGCATTTGCCAGAAAATCGTCCAGGCTTGCGAGGATTGGGGTATTTTTCAGGTTGTTGATCACGGCGTCGATCAGAAACTCGTCTCCGAAATGACTCGTCTCGCCACCCAGTTCTTCGCTTTGCCGCCGGAGGAGAAGCTTCGCTTCGACATGTCCGGTGGCAAAAAGGGTGGCTTCATTGTCTCCAGCCATCTCCAA GGAGAGTCGGTGCAGGACTGGAGAGAGATTGTGACATACTTTTCGTACCCGAAGAAAGAAAGGGACTATTCGCGGTGGCCGGACACACCAGAAGGGTGGAGAGCGGTGACTGAGGAATAcagtgagaagctgatggggctGGCATGCAAATTGTTGGAAGTATTGTCTGAGGCAATGGGGTTAGAGAAGGAGGCTTTGACCAATGCATGTGTTGATATGGACCAGAAGGTTGTGGTGAACTACTACCCCAAATGCCCTCAACCTGACCTCACTCTCGGTCTCAAACGCCACACTGATCCTGGCACCATCACCTTGCTGCTTCAGGACCAAGTCGGTGGACTTCAGGCCACCAGAGACAATGGTAAAACCTGGATCACTGTTCAGCCTGTCGAGGGTGCTTTTGTTGTCAATCTTGGCGACCATGGTCAC TTTGTGAGCAATGGAAGGTTTAAGAATGCTGATCACCAAGCAGTGGTGAACTCGAACCACAGCCGTTTGTCGATAGCCACGTTTCAGAACCCAGCACCAAATGCAACTGTGTACCCTTTGAAGGTGAGGGAGGGAGAGAAGCCTGTGCTGGAGGAACCCATCACTTTTGCTGAAATGTACAGGAAGAAAATGAGCAAGGATCTTGAGATTGCAAGGATGAAGAAGCTGGCTAAGGAAAAGCAATTGCAGGACCTTGAGAAGGCAAAGTTGGAGACCAAGCCTTTGAAGCAAATTCTTGCTTAA
- the LOC137808461 gene encoding large ribosomal subunit protein mL54-like, with protein MAMNHARCIRYITTKEAVRVACQRTFATGKAKKGSKGGGAADAPKASTLSKEIKSSTTVGANILKEGTDPKILPDSDYPDWLWHLLDKRPALSELRRKNVETLSYDNLKHFVKLDNRARIKENNSMKAKN; from the coding sequence ATGGCAATGAACCATGCCAGATGTATAAGATATATTACAACCAAGGAGGCAGTTAGGGTTGCATGCCAAAGAACTTTTGCCACCGGTAAAGCAAAGAAAGGATCTAAAGGGGGTGGAGCTGCTGATGCACCCAAGGCATCAACTCTTAGCAAAGAAATCAAGTCAAGCACAACTGTAGGTGCTAACATTCTGAAGGAAGGAACTGATCCAAAAATCCTGCCTGATTCAGACTACCCTGACTGGCTGTGGCATCTACTCGACAAACGCCCTGCACTTAGTGAACTGCGTAGGAAGAATGTTGAAACACTATCTTATGACAATCTAAAACATTTTGTTAAGCTGGATAACCGGGCAAGGATCAAGGAGAATAACTCTATGAAGGCAAAGAACTGA
- the LOC137808462 gene encoding uncharacterized protein has product METPSSTARRVTRSQTTSNNIPLSRKKNEDSEMAVSKTQQRKGVQNQDRCALIDISNDSPIVGLANGNDLETPLSSMAKQKRVKKTPGSGEALLRGQVKTLLQKVEEEAVISKLTMEVISPFLQIANSPMSLLAPTPANTPQIPNLSGPNGDALALVSPPSCVIEEQLITRVVNEIFEKNKEVECEKSVITRSLLLDFSDKSEVVSECSSVTHGSGVSTEDDGASVWSMQVNASTHDEDEMEEESGEEEEEGDYYEDAEEEDDGGLLLDELCAGLNNISVNEKGCGKHTRFVYDSEDELVEKVVESCASSDVVHLKGLPTPKGKHLRFPEEEEENCSV; this is encoded by the exons ATGGAGACTCCATCATCCACAGCAAGAAGAGTCACAAGATCCCAAACCACCTCCAACAACATTCCCCTTTCAA GAAAAAAGAACGAGGACTCGGAAATGGCCGTATCGAAAACCCAGCAAAGAAAGGGCGTGCAGAACCAGGATCGGTGTGCCCTCATTGACATATCGAACGATTCTCCGATTGTGGGGCTTGCTAACGGCAACGACCTTGAGACACCATTGTCGTCTATGGCGAAGCAGAAGCGGGTGAAGAAAACGCCGGGTTCAGGAGAGGCCTTGCTGAGGGGTCAGGTGAAGACCCTTTTGCAGAAAGTGGAGGAAGAGGCTGTGATATCGAAACTCACCATGGAAGTTATTTCGCCCTTTCTTCAAATCGCTAATTCCCCCATGTCACTTCTTGCACCCACTCCTGCAAACACTCCTCAGATTCCCAATCTTTCTGGACCCAACGGCGATGCTTTGGCTTTGGTGTCGCCTCCTTCTTGTGTGATTGAAGAACAATTGATCACGCGG GTGGTGaatgaaatatttgaaaaaaataaggaGGTTGAATGTGAAAAGAGCGTGATAACACGGTCCTTGCTGTTGGATTTCTCGGATAAATCCGAGGTGGTTTCTGAATGCTCTTCTGTGACACATGGGAGTGGTGTGTCCACGGAGGATGATGGGGCTTCTGTTTGGTCGATGCAAGTGAATGCAAGCACACACGATGAAGATGAAATGGAGGAGGAAAGTGgcgaggaggaggaagaagggGATTATTACGAGGATGCTGAGGAGGAGGATGATGGAGGATTGTTACTTGATGAACTGTGTGCTGGGTTGAACAACATCAGCGTGAATGAGAAAGGTTGTGGGAAGCACACAAGGTTTGTTTACGACAGTGAGGATGAGCTTGTGGAGAAGGTGGTTGAGTCTTGTGCTTCCTCTGATGTTGTGCATTTGAAGGGGTTGCCAACACCCAAAGGAAAGCACCTTCGCTTCcctgaggaggaagaagaaaacTGTAGTGTGTGA
- the LOC137808470 gene encoding uncharacterized protein encodes METISFSPNSSSVIVLTRHSLPSSRHSQIFLPHRHASLRFNPICCTTTDNNNSSSSSSNTTNDDANSVQAPGAAPANPVELSFRRRSRRQARRQRERENGMQSTDRRVESPPKKWEDMTLSEKAMELYVGEKGALFWLNKSAYASIFIMIGGWIVFRFVGPAFNLYQLDGPPLSPTDVFK; translated from the coding sequence ATGGAAACCATCTCTTTCTCTCCAAACTCATCTTCCGTCATCGTTCTCACTAGACATTCACTGCCATCATCAAGACACAGCCAAATCTTCCTTCCCCACCGTCACGCTTCTCTCAGGTTCAACCCCATATGCTGCACCACCACTGATAATAACAATAGTAGTAGCAGCAGCAGCAACACAACCAATGATGATGCAAACTCAGTTCAAGCACCAGGTGCAGCACCGGCTAATCCTGTAGAATTGAGCTTCAGGAGAAGGTCAAGAAGGCAAGCTAGACGACAGAGGGAGAGGGAAAACGGCATGCAATCTACAGACAGAAGGGTTGAGAGTCCTCCCAAGAAATGGGAGGATATGACTTTGAGTGAGAAAGCAATGGAGCTTTATGTAGGAGAGAAAGGTGCTCTCTTTTGGCTCAACAAATCTGCATATGCTTCAATCTTCATCATGATTGGGGGGTGGATAGTGTTCAGGTTTGTGGGTCCTGCATTCAACCTTTACCAGCTCGATGGCCCTCCACTCTCCCCTACTGAtgtgttcaagtga
- the LOC137808469 gene encoding ranBP2-type zinc finger protein At1g67325 isoform X1, with the protein MLNAKGGEGGEGREGDWECSSCNNRNYAFRSFCNRCKQPRLLVDTKTPADSKWLPRIGDWICTGCTNNNYASREKCKKCGQPKEVAAMPAIAMTGASFPTYSHYYSRGPGGPEQKMNIGLLGSGAPPLSLHLNSNWPILGADKYGVQPISIWLPGGNYGSGHPLDNSNNQNLSVPKGWRSGDWICNCGFHNYSSRSQCKKCNAFPPALGTKRLASEELVYDWDNKRLNVGTTNDQQTYTSLDQVVGTGADPKPGVFPSYASMNSSTAPSLPLATLLPPQVSTPALLGKGAKQWRSGDWMCSNCNNHNYASRLQCNRCKTQRMASMQPVNVV; encoded by the exons ATGTTGAACGCAAAAGGAGGTGAAGGTGGAGAAGGGAGAGAAGGGGATTGGGAGTGCAGCAGTTGCAACAACAGGAACTATGCTTTCAGATCATTCTGCAATCGATGCAAGCAACCCCGCCTCCTCGTCGACACCAAAACCCCCGCTGATTCCAAGTGGCTTCCTCGTATTGGCGATTGGATCTGCACCG GTTGCACTAACAACAATTATGCATCAAGAGAGAAGTGCAAGAAGTGTGGACAACCAAAGGAAGTAGCAGCCATGCCAGCGATTGCGATGACTGGAGCATCTTTCCCCACTTATTCACATTATTATTCCAGGGGCCCAGGAGGACCAGAACAAAAGATGAATATTGGATTGCTTGGCAGTGGAGCACCGCCACTGTCACTACATTTAAACTCCAATTGGCCCATTCTTGGAGCAGATAAGTATGGTGTTCAGCCAATCTCCATATGGCTACCAGGTGGAAATTATGGCTCTGGACATCCTCTTGATAATTCCAACAACCAGAACCTATCTGTTCCAAAGGGATGGCGCAGTGGGGACTGGATCTGTAACTGTGGCTTCCACAATTACTCCTCCCGCTCTCAG TGTAAAAAATGCAATGCTTTTCCACCTG CACTTGGGACAAAACGGCTAGCCTCTGAAGAGTTGGTTTATGACTGGGACAACAAGAGATTGAATGTAGGAACT ACAAATGATCAGCAAACATATACAAGTTTAGATCAAGTGGTTGGGACAGGTGCAGATCCAAAACCTGGAGTCTTCCCCTCTTATGCCAGCATGAACTCAAGTACAGCTCCAAGTTTGCCATTGGCCACACTTCTTCCACCTCAAGTTTCTACACCTGCCCTCCTTGGAAAAGG AGCAAAGCAATGGCGCAGTGGAGACTGGATGTGCTCAAATTGCAATAATCATAATTATGCTTCAAGACTACAGTGTAACAG GTGCAAAACCCAAAGAATGGCCTCCATGCAACCTGTTAATGTTGTGTAA
- the LOC137808469 gene encoding ranBP2-type zinc finger protein At1g67325 isoform X2 produces MLNAKGGEGGEGREGDWECSSCNNRNYAFRSFCNRCKQPRLLVDTKTPADSKWLPRIGDWICTGCTNNNYASREKCKKCGQPKEVAAMPAIAMTGASFPTYSHYYSRGPGGPEQKMNIGLLGSGAPPLSLHLNSNWPILGADKYGVQPISIWLPGGNYGSGHPLDNSNNQNLSVPKGWRSGDWICNCGFHNYSSRSQCKKCNAFPPALGTKRLASEELVYDWDNKRLNTNDQQTYTSLDQVVGTGADPKPGVFPSYASMNSSTAPSLPLATLLPPQVSTPALLGKGAKQWRSGDWMCSNCNNHNYASRLQCNRCKTQRMASMQPVNVV; encoded by the exons ATGTTGAACGCAAAAGGAGGTGAAGGTGGAGAAGGGAGAGAAGGGGATTGGGAGTGCAGCAGTTGCAACAACAGGAACTATGCTTTCAGATCATTCTGCAATCGATGCAAGCAACCCCGCCTCCTCGTCGACACCAAAACCCCCGCTGATTCCAAGTGGCTTCCTCGTATTGGCGATTGGATCTGCACCG GTTGCACTAACAACAATTATGCATCAAGAGAGAAGTGCAAGAAGTGTGGACAACCAAAGGAAGTAGCAGCCATGCCAGCGATTGCGATGACTGGAGCATCTTTCCCCACTTATTCACATTATTATTCCAGGGGCCCAGGAGGACCAGAACAAAAGATGAATATTGGATTGCTTGGCAGTGGAGCACCGCCACTGTCACTACATTTAAACTCCAATTGGCCCATTCTTGGAGCAGATAAGTATGGTGTTCAGCCAATCTCCATATGGCTACCAGGTGGAAATTATGGCTCTGGACATCCTCTTGATAATTCCAACAACCAGAACCTATCTGTTCCAAAGGGATGGCGCAGTGGGGACTGGATCTGTAACTGTGGCTTCCACAATTACTCCTCCCGCTCTCAG TGTAAAAAATGCAATGCTTTTCCACCTG CACTTGGGACAAAACGGCTAGCCTCTGAAGAGTTGGTTTATGACTGGGACAACAAGAGATTGAAT ACAAATGATCAGCAAACATATACAAGTTTAGATCAAGTGGTTGGGACAGGTGCAGATCCAAAACCTGGAGTCTTCCCCTCTTATGCCAGCATGAACTCAAGTACAGCTCCAAGTTTGCCATTGGCCACACTTCTTCCACCTCAAGTTTCTACACCTGCCCTCCTTGGAAAAGG AGCAAAGCAATGGCGCAGTGGAGACTGGATGTGCTCAAATTGCAATAATCATAATTATGCTTCAAGACTACAGTGTAACAG GTGCAAAACCCAAAGAATGGCCTCCATGCAACCTGTTAATGTTGTGTAA
- the LOC137805978 gene encoding fe(2+) transport protein 1-like — MAPSFSFTITTILLLFLTAVLPTTAEQCDAKSEGGCRDKVESLKLKVIAIFSILATSVIGVSLPLFSRLIPALRPDRNLFVIVKAFASGVILATGYMHVMPDSFEDLTSECLPERPWRKFPFTTFIAMLSAVFTLVIDSCCVSCLKKKVSAAAATNANASTCPEAGERKEVQLFGHSHGDGHGHDLHADADQLLRYRVVAQVLEVGIVVHSVVIGLSMGASMNPCTIKPLIAALCFHQMFEGMGLGGCILQGEYGMKVKGTMVFFFSTTTPFGIALGIALSNVYSDTSSTSLIVEGILNAVSAGLLNYMALVELLASDFMGPKLQGSKKLMAVAFLAVLLGAGGMSVMAIWA; from the exons ATGGcaccttctttttcttttacgaTAACCACCATTCTTTTACTTTTCCTCACGGCGGTGCTTCCGACCACGGCGGAGCAATGCGACGCTAAATCAGAGGGAGGCTGTCGCGACAAGGTGGAGTCGTTGAAACTGAAGGTCATAGCAATATTCAGCATACTGGCCACCAGCGTCATCGGGGTTTCGCTTCCACTGTTCTCCCGGTTGATTCCCGCCCTGCGGCCGGACCGCAACCTCTTCGTCATCGTCAAGGCTTTCGCCTCCGGCGTAATACTCGCCACCGGTTACATGCACGTGATGCCGGACTCTTTCGAAGATCTCACGTCGGAGTGCCTGCCGGAACGGCCGTGGCGGAAGTTTCCGTTCACCACCTTCATTGCCATGCTCTCCGCGGTTTTCACTCTCGTCATTGATTCCTGCTGCGTCAGTTGCTTGAAGAAGAAGGTCTCTGCCGCTGCTGCTACGAACGCTAACGCTTCAACTTGCCCTGAAGCCGGAGAGAGAAAGGAAGTGCAATTGTTCGGTCACAGTCATGGTGATGGCCATGGACATGATCTACATGCAGATGCCGATCAGTTGTTGCGGTATCGTGTGGTGGCTCAG GTGTTGGAGGTAGGGATTGTGGTGCACTCAGTGGTGATTGGTTTGTCAATGGGAGCTTCCATGAACCCTTGCACGATTAAGCCTCTCATTGCTGCACTATGCTTCCATCAAATGTTTGAAGGAATGGGTTTAGGTGGTTGCATACTTCAG GGTGAATATGGAATGAAGGTGAAGGGTACAAtggttttcttcttctcaacaaCAACACCTTTTGGGATTGCATTGGGGATAGCATTGTCGAATGTTTATAGCGATACGAGTTCAACATCGCTTATTGTAGAGGGGATTCTGAATGCTGTATCTGCAGGACTTTTGAACTATATGGCATTGGTTGAACTATTGGCTTCTGATTTTATGGGGCCTAAGCTACAGGGCAGTAAAAAGTTGATGGCTGTGGCCTTTCTTGCAGTTTTGTTAGGTGCAGGGGGCATGTCAGTGATGGCAATATGGGCATAA